One segment of Kogia breviceps isolate mKogBre1 chromosome 14, mKogBre1 haplotype 1, whole genome shotgun sequence DNA contains the following:
- the CEBPB gene encoding CCAAT/enhancer-binding protein beta, whose amino-acid sequence MQRLVAWDPACLPLPPPPAFKSMEVANFYYEADCLAAAYGGKAAPAAPPAARPGPRPPAGELGSIGDHERAIDFSPYLEPLGAPQAPAPATDTFEAAPPAPAPAPASSGQHHDFLSDLFSDDYGGKNCKKAAEYGYVSLGRLGAAKGALHPGCFAPLHPPPPPPPPPQPAELKAEPGFEPADCKRKEEAGAPGGGAAGMAAGFPYALRAYLGYQAVPSGSSGSLSTSSSSSPPGTPSPADAKAPPAACYVGAAPAPSQVKSKAKKTVDKHSDEYKIRRERNNIAVRKSRDKAKMRNLETQHKVLELTAENERLQKKVEQLSRELSTLRNLFKQLPEPLLTSSGHC is encoded by the coding sequence ATGCAACGCCTGGTGGCCTGGGACCCAGCATGTCTCCCCCTGCCGCCGCCGCCTGCCTTTAAATCCATGGAAGTGGCCAACTTCTACTACGAGGCGGACTGCTTGGCTGCTGCGTACGGCGGCAAGGCGGCCCCCGCGGCGCCCCCCGCGGCCAGACCCGGGCCGCGCCCCCCCGCCGGCGAGCTGGGTAGCATCGGTGACCACGAGCGCGCCATCGACTTCAGTCCATACCTGGAGCCGCTGGGCGCGCCGCAGGCCCCGGCGCCGGCCACGGACACCTTCGAGGCAGCTCCGCCCGCGCCCGCCCCCGCTCCCGCCTCCTCCGGGCAGCACCACGACTTCCTCTCCGACCTCTTCTCTGACGACTACGGGGGCAAGAACTGCAAGAAGGCGGCCGAATACGGCTACGTGAGCCTGGGGCGTCTGGGGGCCGCCAAGGGCGCGCTGCACCCGGGCTGCTTCGCGCCCTTAcacccgccgcccccgccgccgccgccaccgcagcCCGCCGAGCTCAAGGCGGAGCCGGGCTTCGAGCCCGCGGACTGCAAGCGGAAGGAGGAGGCCGGAGCGCCGGGCGGCGGCGCCGCAGGCATGGCGGCTGGTTTCCCGTACGCGCTGCGCGCCTACCTCGGCTACCAGGCGGTGCCGAGCGGCAGCAGCGGGAGCCTCTCCACGTCCTCGTCGTCCAGCCCGCCCGGCACGCCGAGCCCAGCAGACGCCAAGGCGCCCCCGGCCGCCTGCTATGTGGGGGCGGCGCCGGCGCCCTCGCAGGTCAAGAGCAAGGCCAAGAAGACCGTGGACAAGCACAGCGACGAGTACAAGATCCGGCGTGAGCGCAACAACATCGCGGTGCGCAAGAGCCGCGACAAGGCCAAGATGCGCAACCTGGAGACGCAGCACAAGGTGCTGGAGCTCACGGCCGAGAACGAGCGGCTCCAGAAGAAGGTGGAGCAGCTGTCGCGCGAGCTCAGCACCCTGCGGAACTTGTTCAAGCAGCTGCCTGAACCCCTGCTCACCTCCTCCGGCCACTGCTAG